Genomic window (Flavobacterium oreochromis):
AAATGCAGAGCAAGCCGTAAAATTAGCAGACGAATTAGATTTTCCATTATTAGTGCGTCCTTCTTATGTGTTAGGAGGACAAGGAATGAAAATTGTTATAAATAAGCAAGAGCTAGAGGAGCATGTAATTGAAATTTTAAAACATATTCCTAATAATAAATTGTTATTAGACCATTATTTAGATGGTGCTATAGAGGCAGAAGCGGATGCAATTTGTGATGCTGATGGAAATGTGTACATCATAGGTATCATGGAACACATTGAGCCTTGTGGAGTACACTCGGGCGATAGTAATGCTACTTTACCTCCATTCAACTTAGGAGAGTTTGTAATGCAACAAATTAAAGATCACACAGAAAAAATTGCTAAAGCATTGAAAACTGTTGGTCTTATCAATATCCAGTTTGCTATAAAAGATGATACGGTTTACATTATTGAAGCGAACCCAAGAGCTTCACGTACGGTACCATTTATAGCAAAAGCATATGGCGAACCTTATGTAAACTTTGCTACTAAAGTAATGTTAGGTGAGAAAAAAGTAACTGATTTTGATTTCAATCCACAATTAAATGGATATGCTATCAAACAACCGGTATTCTCATTCAATAAATTCCCAGGTGTAAACAAAGCCCTAGGACCTGAAATGAAATCAACTGGTGAAAGCATCTTGTTTATTGATGACTTGAAAGACGATCAATTCTACGAGTTGTATTCTAGAAGAAAAATGTATTTGACTAAATAACAAATCAATACTTAAAAGCTAAACCATGAATTTACTTTAAAGTAAATTCATGGTTTTTTTATTACAAAAATTAATTTTAAAACAAACAATGAAAACCAAAATCCAAATTTTATTTTTTCTTTTTTTCTTAAACCAAACTTTTTCACAGATAAACTTTGAAAAAGGGTATTTTATAAATAATTTGAATCAAAAAATTGAATGTTTAATTAAAAATGAAGATTGGGCAAACAGTCCAATACAATTTGAATATAAATTAGATGAAAATTCTGCAGTTCAAATTCAAAATATTAATTATGTAAGTGAGTTTAGCATATATAATTGGTCAAAATACATTAGAGCTACTGTAAATGTGGATAAATCAAGTACGGATATCAATCACTTAAGCACTCAAAGAACCCCTGAATTCAAAGAAGAGACAGTCTTTTTGAAAATTTTAGCTGAAGGAAAAGCTAATTTATATTTTTATAAAGACGATATAAGCCAGAAATACTATCTAAAGTTAGAAAATGAATCTATTGAACCATTGATCTATAAATTGTATGTAGACAAAGATTACACTATATTAGAAAATCTTGGATATAAACAAAAATTACTAAACAGTTTAAAATGTTCAACAATCAAAAATAGCGATATTGAAAAAACATCTTATGAAAGTAGTAGTTTAGTGAAGATATTTGCGAAATTTAATTCCTGCAATAATGAAATTAACAATAGAAATTATCTATCTAAGGAGAAAAGAGATGTTTTCAACTTAAATTTAAGAGTACATTGTAATAAAACTTCCCTATCTTCTAGTAATAGTTTACTAACCAATTCAAATTTAGATTACGGAAATAATCTAAATTTAGGTTTGGGGCTAGAGTTGGAATTCATATTACCCTTTAATAAAAACAAATGGAGTATAATATTTGAACCCAACTACTCTAAATATTCTTCTGATCTAAGTAAACCAACCGATTCAAGTTATTACACCCAAGGCATAATTACAAATTCTGTCAATTATAGCACTATAGATTTACCTTTTGGAATTCGACATTATTTGTTTTTAAATAAAAAATCTAAACTTTTTATTAATGGAACATATGGTACTAGTTTCAGCATAAATTCCTCTTATATTACTAAATTGAACGACACTACAACAAACACTCTAGACGTGAGACCTACACCAAATTATGGAATAGGGATAGGTTATAATTTTAGAAATAAATTTATTCTTGAACTTAGAAACTATACTAATCAGAATATCATAAGTAACTATATTTTTTGGAGCTCGAATTATAGTAAATTTTCACTAATATTGGGATATACACTTTTTTAATTATTTAATATCCTCAGGTTATATTCAAACACAAAAACAATTCCAGAATCAAAAAATATAGATCAATAGAGATCTCTATATTCTAATCTATATTTTTTGATTTATTTTTACAACTTAAAATACAGACAATTGTTAGGGGCTATTTCAGGAATATACAAACACGATAACATCCGTTAAAATTATGCCAAGGAGAATTTCAGCTAAAATCCAACTTTTTTTTAGAACTATTTTTGCTCGTTTAGAGTATTTCTTTTTAAAGCGAAAGCTATACTTTCTGAACGAAATTTTTTATATCTATCTAGTGTAGCGATCGCTATTTCGGTTTCCTTTGCAGTAATTTTTCTTAAAACCTTTGCACATAAAGTGTTTATTTGGGCTAATTTGCTTAATAAGTATTTAAAATTACCCTATCCTAATAGTATGTTGCCAATTATAGGTTTAATATTAACTGTATTTGTAATTAAACGATTTCTAGGTGGAAGTATAGAAAAAGGAAGCGCAAAAATTTTGCACTCTATTGCAAAGAAAGGAGGGATAGTGCCTAGAAAACAAATGTATGCTCAAATAATGACAAGCTCTTTAACTGTTGGGATGGGAGGTTCTGCAGGATTAGAAAGCCCCATCGTAATTACTGGAGCGGCATTTGGATCTAATTATGCGCAAAATTATTCCCTTTCTAAGAAAAACAGAATATTACTCTTGGCTTGTGGTGTAGCAGCTGGTATTGGAGCAGCATTTAATGCTCCTATAGCAGGAGTGCTTTTTACTATCGAAGTTATACTTGCTGATATATCTATTTCTGCATTTATCCCCATCATGATTTCTGCTGCTACAGGCGCTTTAGTAAGTAAAATAGTTATTAGTGGTGAGGTTATTTTGAGTTTTCAAAAAGTACAAGCGTTTAATTTTTCAAATACCTTATTCTATATTTTATTAGGGGTATTAGCAGGTTTGGTATCAGTTTATCATGCTCGTACATTTAGGAAAGTAGAGCATTTTTTTAATCATTTTTCAGAAAGGGTATATGCTAAAGCAATTTTTGGTGCTTTAGTTTTGGCTATTCTAATTTTTTTCTTTCCAACCTTATTTGGGGAAGGTTATGAAAGTATAAAAATTTTGTCTACTTCACATCCAGAAATCCTTTTAGAAAACACCTTACTAGAAGGTGTTAAAAATGAAAAATGGATTCTGATTTTTTTGTCGGAGTTATTGTTTTTGTGAAATCTATAGCAACTGGGATTACATTAGGTAGTGGAGGAAATGGAGGGAATTTTGCACCTTCATTATTTGTAGGTTCTTATTTAGGATTTGTTGTAGCCAAAATAATTAATATATTAGGTATCTCACAATTACCCGTAACAAATTTTACTATAGTGGGGATGGCAGGTATATTAAGTGGATTGTTTCATGCTCCTTTGACCGCTATTTTTCTTATTGGTGAAATAACAGGAGGATATGATTTGATGATTCCTTTAATGATCGTATCATCTGTAAGTTTTGCTGTTTCTAAACGTTTTGAAGAACATTCTATGGATGTAAAGATGTTAGCTGATTCTGGAGATGTTTTTACAAGTAATAAAGATAAAAATATATTACAAAGTATAGAAGTCGTAAAATTAATAGATACCAATGTGAAAATAATCTTTCCAGAAGACTTATTAGATAAAATTGTAAATATCGTTTTAGAGAGTAAACAAACTATTTTTCCTGTGTTAAATAATCAACAGGAAGTTGTAGGAGTAATTTATTATGATACAATTAAAAAACTCTTATTTAATTCTTTTCAAGTTAAGTTTACAAAAGTTCATGAAGTTATGTCAAATAATTTTTTAGTTGCAGATATTAGTGAAGACATTGATGATATAATGAATAAATTTGATACGACAGAAATTAAAAGTCTTATTGTTCTCAAAAATAATAAATTTTATGGGATCTTAGATAAAATTAAAATTTTAGAAGATTATAGACTTACTTTTAAAAATTTACTAATTAATTAGTCTTTTTTGCTAAAAACCTTCAGAAATAATTGAAAGCAATTTCATGTTGATAATCTTTATACTTCTGCTATGATTAATTAAAATGCCTTCAGATTCAAAAAAGCTAATTACTCTAACTACTGTTTCTTCAGATGTTTCAGAATATTTGGCTATGTCTGACTTTGTCATAGATATTTCAAGTTCTTCTTCTTCTGATTTGTATTTTTCATTTAGGATAAGTAAAATTAAGGCAATCTTTTCTTTTGCAGATTTATGAGAGAGAGAGGTGATTAGATTGATCCAAACATTAAATTCAAAGCTTAAAATTTGAACTAAATTAAATGATAAATTCGGTGATTTTTTGGTTATTTCAATGAATCTATTCCCTTCGTAAACTTCTATTTCACTATCTTCTAATAAGATTGCTGTTACTGGGTGTTTTTCATTACTTAATAAAGGTCTAAAACCAAAAAATTCGCCTTCAACAAAAATATATACAATTCTTGTTTTTCCATCTTGATTTAATTGTTCAATTTTAACTTTTCCTTTTATTAATCGATAAACAGCCTTTGCATCTGTTCCTTCTTCGTACAGAATATTTCCTTTAGTATGCTTTTCAATTGATTTACAGGATTCTAGTTCTTGTAAGAATTTTGGTTTTACATTTTTTAGAAGTTCATGACTTCTAAAGGTATATCTAGTTATATCAAAACTCATGAAAAATAGTTCTTTTAAATATTGACGGTGATCAACTTTATTAAAATAAAGGTTGTCTAACTTTGAGAAATGTAAAAATATTAATAAAATGAAGAAGATTTTGACTTTCGCTTTTTTTGTTTTAACATTTTTCAATAATCTAAGTGCGCAAAATAAAAATGTTTCAAAAAGTATAATTAATCCGATGGCGTACGTAAGTAAATTTCATGAAAAAAGCGAATTAGATGGGATGCAAAAAGGAGGATTAGTAGAGCTATATTTAGAGCGTATCCGTGTTTTAGTACATAGAATTCCTTTTATAGCTTTAACAAATAAGACAGGTATATCTATGCAAGATGTAGGAATACCTGAAAATTCAGGGTATAATAAGTTTTTAGATAAGCAACATGAAGCAATTAAGTATTTTCTATCAGAGACCGAAAGTTGTCAAAAATCAATAACTCCTTTTGCTGATAAAAATAATATTATTAATGCTATTTTAGCTTATGAAACGATTCTAAAAGATTTGAGAATGTTACATGATAATTAACCCCTTAAAAATGAGCTTTGTTATTTCTGTTTTTATAATTTTTGAATGTTAAAATGGTTAGGTTTTCCAGCTGTAATTGTTGTAAGTTTGGGTTATGCACAATTTTTGTCTTGTTATTGATTTTTATTAGTTATTGATGTAACTAATCTGGAAAACCTTCCATTTTATTTATTGTGTCAATTTTATATAATTTATAATGTTGCGTTCTAAATGAAAAATTTTATTTATTAGTTAACTTTGATTAAAAAGGTTCAAGTCATAATAGACTTGAACCTTTTGTTTTTATTTCATTTTTGTTGAATGCTTATTTGTTCTTAATGGTCATTCCAAAATATTTTTTAATTCAATAACAAAAGGATATTAAAGCTTTCGAATTCTTAAATTTTAAAAAGGATTTTTTGTAGAGGTGTTTGTTTGAGTTGATAGTTTAATTTTTTTCTATTTTAGTAAAAAAGAAGAGTAATAGATCAAGAAATTATAGGTTCTATATTTATTTTTTTACATCTAAACTACATTGAATGTTTTTTAACTAAAAGTTTTTCTTTTAAAATAGTTTTTAGATAAAATAAACCAATCATTCCAGCTAATAAAGAACCTATAATGATATATAATTTAGAATTATTTATTATGGTAGGATCGGTAAAAGCTAATAAATCTATAAAAATAGACATGGTAAATCCTATTCCACCTAATATACCAGCTCCAAAAATAGTATACCAGTTTAAATCTTTTGGTAGTTTTGCCCATTTTAATTTTACTGATAACCACGAAAGAAAGGTAATACCTAGTGGTTTACCTATTGCTAAGCCTAAAATGATCCCTAAACCATAACTGGGTAATACCCCTTCATTACTATTAAATGCGAGGATGATAGCGGTATTTGCTAAAGCAAAAATAGGAAGAATTAAAAAGGCAACAGGTTTGTGTAATAGATGTTCTAATTTGTAAGAAATTGTATTTTCTGTTCCATCTTCAAAAGGAATTGCAAAAGCTAATAGCACTCCTGTAATTGTTGCATGAACACCTGAATGTAGCATAAAATACCACATTACAATACCTAGGATTAAGTAAGGCCATAGTTTGTAAAACTTCATTCTGTTCATGATTAAAAGTATTCCAAATATAGTCATGGCTATCCCTAAATTCATCCAGTTCATATCAGTTGAATAAAATAAGGCTATAACAATTATAGCACCTAAATCATCAATAACAGCTAGAGCTGTCAAGAAAATTTTTAGAGAAACAGGAACTCGATTGCCTAATAAAGATAAAATTCCAATTGCAAAAGCTATATCTGTAGCCATAGGAATTCCTATTCCATTAGTATAAGGTGTGTTCTGATTTATAAGATAGTAAATTCCTGCAGGAACAAGCATTCCTCCTAAAGCACCTAATATAGGAAGTAGTGCATTTTTAATCCTAGATAATTCTCCTATATAAATTTCGCGTTCTAATTCTAAACCTATCATTAGAAAAAAAATAGTCATTAAACCATCATTAATAATATGTTCTATTGAAAAATTTCCAATTTTAGTATGCCATAAATGTGAATAACTTTCTCCAAATGTAGAGTTAGTTATTGTTATAGAAAATATAGTACAAAATATTAAGATGATACCACTGGCTTTTTCGCTCTCAAAAAATGATTGAAATAATTTAGTCAATTTCACAGTCAATGTTTTTAATAAAATATATGGTAAATTTACGAAAAAAAAAATGATGGCAGTATTTGGAAGAAAAACAAAGAAGCTAACCACAGATGAGCATACTGGATTTGGTTCAGATCCTGAAAATTATGGAGGTCGTTTTGTTAGTAAGGATGGTTCCGCAAATGTTATTAAATCAGGAATTCCATTATTTGATCAAATTAGTTGGTTTCATACCCTTTTACAATTGCCTATTTGGAAATTTCATTTTGTAATATTAGCTGTATTTGTAATGGTTAATTTTTTATTTGCTTCAGTATATTATATAATAGGGATTGAGCATTTAAATGGAATTACGGCTACAAATGAGTTAGAAAAATTTGCACAAGCGTATTTTTTTAGTACACAGACTTTTACAACAGTAGGATATGGACATATAAATCCTCAAGGTTTTTTAACTAGTACAATAGCTTCTATTGAAGCATTGATGGGGTTATTAGCTTTTGCATTAGCAACAGGTTTATTATATGGTAGATTTAGTAAACCTAGGGCTTATCTAAAGTTTACTCACAATGCTTTAATTACCCCTTTTCAAGATGGTTGCGCACTAATGATGAGAGTTGCTCCTTTTAAAAACACGACCTTAACAGATGCTGTTGCAAAAATAACGTTAGGGTTAAAAGTACAAGAAAAAGGAAAATGGGTTAATAAGTTTTATCCCTTAGAGTTAGAATATGACCACGTAAATGTTTTAACGCTTAGTTGGACCCTAGTACATGTGATTGATGAAAATAGTCCTCTTTATGGTTTCTCAAAACAAGATTTTGAGACTAGAAAAGGAGAAGTAATAGTTTTTTTAAAAGCTTTTGATGATATGTTTAGTAATAATGTGGTAAAAAGAACTTCTTATACATTTGATGAAATCATCTACGGCGCTAAATTTAAGCCTATGTATGAACACAATAATAGTTTTACCTCAACTATTTTACATATAGATCGGTTAAATCAATTTGAAAAAGTTGAGATATAACTAAAGGAAAGAATTAATATAATTTTGGTTGAATTTATTTATAGAGCTAGAAGTTTAAATGTCGTAGATACCTCTATTGATTTTGCAATTTTATAGCCAACAATACTAGGGATTTCAATATTAAATTCTTCTGGTTTTAAAACAAAGTTAGCTACAAGAATATAGTTGTTTCCTTCTTTTTTAGTGTTGCGGGAACCGTCATATTTTTTGATTTTCCATGAATTTCAAATGTTCCATTTATTTGAATTTTAGTTTGATTATCAAAATTATATGAGTTATAGTTTTCTATTTTCCCTTTAAAAATGGCCTTTGGAAATTTATCACTTTCCATATAATTTTCATTGAAGTGCTCTTGCATTAAACTGTTTTTAAATTTAAAAGTTTTAATACTTATTGCAGAAGCAAGATCTCCAGTTTTTGAATTTAATACACATACAGCAGTAGAAGTTGTAGCTTTAACTTCTTCGAAAGTAGCAACAGATGCTTCAAATGTTACTATTCCATTTTTTGCTATATTTTTTTCTTGTGTCCAAGAATGTATATTTATAAATAAAAATAATGAATAAAATAGGCTTTTCATAATTATTGTATAGTTTAAATAGTATTGAATTATTAATTGTTTTTGTGCTTTAAGCACACTCTAGGGGGTAAGTGTGCTTTAGCTATAAATTACTTTTCTAATAAGCCATCAGCTTGCCATTGTTTTAGGATATCAATGTTGGCTTGAGACATTTTGCCTGTAGGAGGCATTACTCCAGCTCCTGTTCTTTGTATTCTATCTATAATACCATTAATATTAATTTTTGTAGTATTATATGTGTCTAAAGCGGTTAATCCTCTTCCAGGATGACAACCAATGCAATTATTAGTGAAAATTGCTTTTGCGTTTGCTTCATAAGTTAATTTTGCTCCACTAGTAGGAGTTGTAGTAGGTACTGAAATAGTTGATTCGTTATCCTTAGAACAACTTGTTAAACTAATTGTTAGGAAACTTAAAAACAAAAATGTTTTTTTCATAATGAGTTGATTTTAGTTATTAAATTTATATATTTGTCTATACAAATAACAGCAAATGTAATTTATTTATTTTGATGTTTGGATGTTAAAAAAGTGAAAAATATGTTAAAGAAAATTTTATTAGGACTTTCAATTGTGTTAAGTAATCATTTACAAGCACAAGATGATTTATTAAAAGGAGTAGAAAATAACGACTCGCAAGTAGTTGAATCAGCTTTTAAATCTTTAAAGATTGTAAACTTAGAATCAACAAAATTAGCTTCAAAAGGAGATATGTATTTTATTGTTTCTCACCGTTTTGGGTTTTTAAATGCAGGATTTGAAAACTTTTTTGGGTTAGATGGAGCTACCACTCAATTAAAATTTGTTTACGGATTGACTGATGATGTTACCTTGCATTTTTCAAGAAGTACTTTTGCAAAAACATATGATGCTGGTATTAAATATAAAATAGCAAACCAAAAAAAGGATGGTTTTCCTATTACAATTGTAGGATATAATGCTATAGCTGTTAATTCTGGCATGAAAAAAGAAGTCTATCCATTATTAGAATTTAAACATAGGCTTTCTTATAATACACAATTATTAGTATCAAGAAAATTTAATGATCAATTAACATTACAATTAGCTCCTACTTTTTTCTATGAAAATGTAGTTGTTGATCCTCAACAAAAAAATGCACAATTTGCATTGGGAATGGGAGGACGTTATAAGTTAAGTAAGCGATTCTCTTTAAATGTAGATTATGCTGCACATTTGAATAGAGTAAAAAGTTCTGATTTTAAAGATCCTCTTTCAGTAGGAGTAGATTTAGAAACGGGAGGTCACATATTTCAAATGTTTTTTACCAATGCTAATGCCATGCACGATACAGGTTATTTAGGTAGAACAACAGGAAATTGGAGTAAAGGAGAGATTAGTTTTGGATTTAACTTAGTAAGAGTTTTCTAAGAAAAAAGAAGAGAAAATTTTATAAAAAAACAATTTTAGTAAGTTAGTTTGTCATCTCAATATGAGGAGAATTTGGTGAAAATATGATCCTTTTTCTCTTTGTTTGAAATGACAAACTTTCTTTTTTATAATTTTATATCTCTATTTTTACTTTATATTCTGATAAATGAGCAAGAGCCTCAGGGCTTTTGTAGTTAAAATGATCTTCATGTTGTTGTTGTTCTTTTCGATTAGAGATCGTTTTAAGGCAATTATAGAAACGTCTTACATCTTCAAAATCATTTAAAATTAATCCAGGAACAGGAGTAGTGGTACCATTCTTATCTTTAGCTACCATAGTAAAATAAGATGAGTTACAATGTTTTACTATACCTGTTTGTATATTTTCAGCTTCTACACGTATACCTACAATCATGGATGTTCGACCTACATAATTTACAGAGGCTTTCATTGTGACTAATTCACCTACTTCTATAGGTGCTAAAAAATCAACAGTGTCTACTGAGGCAGTTACACAATAATGTCCTGAAAATTTAGAAGCACAAGCAAAAGCAATCTGGTCTAATAATGACAAAATATAGCCACCATGTATTTTGCCACTAAAATTAGTATGCGAGGGTAACATGAG
Coding sequences:
- a CDS encoding PorT family protein; the protein is MKTKIQILFFLFFLNQTFSQINFEKGYFINNLNQKIECLIKNEDWANSPIQFEYKLDENSAVQIQNINYVSEFSIYNWSKYIRATVNVDKSSTDINHLSTQRTPEFKEETVFLKILAEGKANLYFYKDDISQKYYLKLENESIEPLIYKLYVDKDYTILENLGYKQKLLNSLKCSTIKNSDIEKTSYESSSLVKIFAKFNSCNNEINNRNYLSKEKRDVFNLNLRVHCNKTSLSSSNSLLTNSNLDYGNNLNLGLGLELEFILPFNKNKWSIIFEPNYSKYSSDLSKPTDSSYYTQGIITNSVNYSTIDLPFGIRHYLFLNKKSKLFINGTYGTSFSINSSYITKLNDTTTNTLDVRPTPNYGIGIGYNFRNKFILELRNYTNQNIISNYIFWSSNYSKFSLILGYTLF
- a CDS encoding chloride channel protein; its protein translation is MFIWANLLNKYLKLPYPNSMLPIIGLILTVFVIKRFLGGSIEKGSAKILHSIAKKGGIVPRKQMYAQIMTSSLTVGMGGSAGLESPIVITGAAFGSNYAQNYSLSKKNRILLLACGVAAGIGAAFNAPIAGVLFTIEVILADISISAFIPIMISAATGALVSKIVISGEVILSFQKVQAFNFSNTLFYILLGVLAGLVSVYHARTFRKVEHFFNHFSERVYAKAIFGALVLAILIFFFPTLFGEGYESIKILSTSHPEILLENTLLEGVKNEKWILIFLSELLFL
- a CDS encoding chloride channel protein gives rise to the protein MDSDFFVGVIVFVKSIATGITLGSGGNGGNFAPSLFVGSYLGFVVAKIINILGISQLPVTNFTIVGMAGILSGLFHAPLTAIFLIGEITGGYDLMIPLMIVSSVSFAVSKRFEEHSMDVKMLADSGDVFTSNKDKNILQSIEVVKLIDTNVKIIFPEDLLDKIVNIVLESKQTIFPVLNNQQEVVGVIYYDTIKKLLFNSFQVKFTKVHEVMSNNFLVADISEDIDDIMNKFDTTEIKSLIVLKNNKFYGILDKIKILEDYRLTFKNLLIN
- a CDS encoding Crp/Fnr family transcriptional regulator, which translates into the protein MSFDITRYTFRSHELLKNVKPKFLQELESCKSIEKHTKGNILYEEGTDAKAVYRLIKGKVKIEQLNQDGKTRIVYIFVEGEFFGFRPLLSNEKHPVTAILLEDSEIEVYEGNRFIEITKKSPNLSFNLVQILSFEFNVWINLITSLSHKSAKEKIALILLILNEKYKSEEEELEISMTKSDIAKYSETSEETVVRVISFFESEGILINHSRSIKIINMKLLSIISEGF
- the nhaA gene encoding Na+/H+ antiporter NhaA, producing the protein MKLTKLFQSFFESEKASGIILIFCTIFSITITNSTFGESYSHLWHTKIGNFSIEHIINDGLMTIFFLMIGLELEREIYIGELSRIKNALLPILGALGGMLVPAGIYYLINQNTPYTNGIGIPMATDIAFAIGILSLLGNRVPVSLKIFLTALAVIDDLGAIIVIALFYSTDMNWMNLGIAMTIFGILLIMNRMKFYKLWPYLILGIVMWYFMLHSGVHATITGVLLAFAIPFEDGTENTISYKLEHLLHKPVAFLILPIFALANTAIILAFNSNEGVLPSYGLGIILGLAIGKPLGITFLSWLSVKLKWAKLPKDLNWYTIFGAGILGGIGFTMSIFIDLLAFTDPTIINNSKLYIIIGSLLAGMIGLFYLKTILKEKLLVKKHSM
- a CDS encoding ion channel, with product MMAVFGRKTKKLTTDEHTGFGSDPENYGGRFVSKDGSANVIKSGIPLFDQISWFHTLLQLPIWKFHFVILAVFVMVNFLFASVYYIIGIEHLNGITATNELEKFAQAYFFSTQTFTTVGYGHINPQGFLTSTIASIEALMGLLAFALATGLLYGRFSKPRAYLKFTHNALITPFQDGCALMMRVAPFKNTTLTDAVAKITLGLKVQEKGKWVNKFYPLELEYDHVNVLTLSWTLVHVIDENSPLYGFSKQDFETRKGEVIVFLKAFDDMFSNNVVKRTSYTFDEIIYGAKFKPMYEHNNSFTSTILHIDRLNQFEKVEI
- a CDS encoding YceI family protein, with amino-acid sequence MKSLFYSLFLFINIHSWTQEKNIAKNGIVTFEASVATFEEVKATTSTAVCVLNSKTGDLASAISIKTFKFKNSLMQEHFNENYMESDKFPKAIFKGKIENYNSYNFDNQTKIQINGTFEIHGKSKNMTVPATLKKKETTIFL
- a CDS encoding c-type cytochrome, which translates into the protein MKKTFLFLSFLTISLTSCSKDNESTISVPTTTPTSGAKLTYEANAKAIFTNNCIGCHPGRGLTALDTYNTTKININGIIDRIQRTGAGVMPPTGKMSQANIDILKQWQADGLLEK
- a CDS encoding DUF5777 family beta-barrel protein, with the protein product MLKKILLGLSIVLSNHLQAQDDLLKGVENNDSQVVESAFKSLKIVNLESTKLASKGDMYFIVSHRFGFLNAGFENFFGLDGATTQLKFVYGLTDDVTLHFSRSTFAKTYDAGIKYKIANQKKDGFPITIVGYNAIAVNSGMKKEVYPLLEFKHRLSYNTQLLVSRKFNDQLTLQLAPTFFYENVVVDPQQKNAQFALGMGGRYKLSKRFSLNVDYAAHLNRVKSSDFKDPLSVGVDLETGGHIFQMFFTNANAMHDTGYLGRTTGNWSKGEISFGFNLVRVF
- a CDS encoding acyl-CoA thioesterase encodes the protein MKNTFKTVNDSRIVISELMLPSHTNFSGKIHGGYILSLLDQIAFACASKFSGHYCVTASVDTVDFLAPIEVGELVTMKASVNYVGRTSMIVGIRVEAENIQTGIVKHCNSSYFTMVAKDKNGTTTPVPGLILNDFEDVRRFYNCLKTISNRKEQQQHEDHFNYKSPEALAHLSEYKVKIEI